A region of the Peptococcaceae bacterium 1198_IL3148 genome:
ATTCTCACCTTATTGCCAGCAGTCTTTCTTCCTAAAAATCAAAAGATATTTTTAAGTTGTAAAAAAGCAAATCGATCTGTAAATACCAATGTCAATTACAACGTAATTCATAATTTTATCGATAGTTTTGCAAACAGACTGGAGGTGACTATATAATGAAGACCCTCCATTTTACTCTAGGTCCGGTACAAAGCTTTGTTGCCCAAGCCAGACGAACCCGTGACCTGCACGCGGGTTCTTTTTTGCTGTCCTACCTTGTAGGCCAAGCAATGTATGAAATAATCATATCGGATGGCAAAATTATTTTCCCTGAAGTGCACGGTGAGCGGGGAATAGTAGACCAAACCAGCGATCCGTTGCTGCAGGCCATTAACAGACATTCTCTAACCAAAGCAGAGGTAAAAGGACCTTCGTTGGGAACGCTGCCTAACAGATTTCAGGCAGAAGTGCCAGATGATTTCAACCCGATATGTTGCGAGAAAGCGGTTAATAGAGCTTGGCATAGAATATCTGAATCGGTATGGCAAGAATATGTAGAGAAAATAGCTGGTAAAGGTAAAGACGTAAGAAAAATATGGGATCGGCAAGTTAATAAATTCTGGGAGATGTCTTGGGTTATTGGACAAGATAAAAATTTGCTAGACAGACGTAAAAATTGGCGGACATATGTGCCATCTGTAGAACCGGGCGATAAATGTACAATTATGGGTTGTCTGCAAGAACTGTCCGGTTATTTGCGTAGCAAGCAAAGTGAAAACCAGAATCAGTTTTGGGAAGCCCTTAGAAGCCAGGTAAAAAGTTTAGATTTGCAGGAAGGCGAGCGGCTTTGCGCTATCTCCTTAATCAAGCGTTTGTTTCCTAGGGTATCTAAACAAGCGATAGGGTGGGAATTGCCAGTAAATTACCCCTCAACATCTTGCTTGTCTGTGGTACATTGGCTTGCTGATACCATAGAGAAATATCCTGCTAAAGCAGAACAATTTGCTGGTTTTGTGATGTCGTTGCCAGATGATTTGAAAACTAAAATGTATAACTTTAATTGTATTACAAAAGTATGTGAGGAAAAGCCTGGGACAATAAACATGGCAACATTAAATAGCGAATGTTTTTATGAAAACTCCCTACTTAACGATCATATATGGGGAACAGAAACGGCTGAATTACGCCAAAAAATTAACTGCAAACGGAAAGAATTAACCAGTGATAAGCCAAGTCCCTTTTATGCGGTACTTCTAATGGATGGAGACAAACTGGGTGTACTTTTAAGCGAACTAGACAGTGCCTCCGTCAGCCGTGCTCTAGGCAGGTTTAGTGCTCAGGTAGAAAATCTGGTAAAAAAACATAATGGCGTCACAGTTTATGCCGGCGGTGATGATGTGTTGGCTTTACTACCCATGGAAGATGCATTAGAGGCAGCGATAGAACTGCGAGGAGCGTACAGAGATGCCTTTAAACAACAATTTTCTGACAACAACATAAAAGATGATAAAGCTACTATATCCGCTGCGATAGTTTATGCCCAAAACCATGTACCATTAAAAACAATTCTCACCCAGGCCCATAAATTGTTGGATGATGTTGCTAAAGATAAAACCGGACGGGACAGTTTGGCTATCACAGTATGGAAAGCTTCTGGCCAAGGTTTGACTTGGGCTGCCCCTTGGAACGTAATTATTGATGGTGATAGCAACATAATTGATAAGTTAGTTAACCTATTTTCCGAAAGTGAAACAGAACAATCTCGGTTTAATAGTTCATTCTTTTATAACCTGCGGAAAAGGTTTGAAATACTAGCCGATAACCAATTTCAATTTGACCGCAAAGCAGAAGTGGATC
Encoded here:
- the cas10 gene encoding type III-B CRISPR-associated protein Cas10/Cmr2, which codes for MKTLHFTLGPVQSFVAQARRTRDLHAGSFLLSYLVGQAMYEIIISDGKIIFPEVHGERGIVDQTSDPLLQAINRHSLTKAEVKGPSLGTLPNRFQAEVPDDFNPICCEKAVNRAWHRISESVWQEYVEKIAGKGKDVRKIWDRQVNKFWEMSWVIGQDKNLLDRRKNWRTYVPSVEPGDKCTIMGCLQELSGYLRSKQSENQNQFWEALRSQVKSLDLQEGERLCAISLIKRLFPRVSKQAIGWELPVNYPSTSCLSVVHWLADTIEKYPAKAEQFAGFVMSLPDDLKTKMYNFNCITKVCEEKPGTINMATLNSECFYENSLLNDHIWGTETAELRQKINCKRKELTSDKPSPFYAVLLMDGDKLGVLLSELDSASVSRALGRFSAQVENLVKKHNGVTVYAGGDDVLALLPMEDALEAAIELRGAYRDAFKQQFSDNNIKDDKATISAAIVYAQNHVPLKTILTQAHKLLDDVAKDKTGRDSLAITVWKASGQGLTWAAPWNVIIDGDSNIIDKLVNLFSESETEQSRFNSSFFYNLRKRFEILADNQFQFDRKAEVDLLTAEYLRNREREIEVDEAKQNIELLLRICHHSWREHGVLHQAEGPLTVDGALLIRFLASKGVHE